Within Saccharomonospora cyanea NA-134, the genomic segment GCGACCAGCAGAGCGAGCAGCGAGCGCCACCACGACAGCGCGTCGAGCTGAGCCGCCGCTCCCACGCCCACCAGCACGGGGGCGACGGCGTTGGGCAGCGTGCGCGGCCGCGCGCCCTCGATCCACTCAGCGACGGTTGCCATGCGGATCATTGTTGGGCATCGGCGACCGAGCGATCGAGGTGGCCGAGCAGAAGGCGGCGCACGGCACCCTGGTCGACCTTCCCCGGCCCGATCAACGGCAACTCGTCGACCACCCGCACCTGCTTGGGCGCGGCGGCGTCACCGAGGTCGGCCCTCACCGTGTCGCGGAGCCGCTCGACGGGAACGTCCTCGGTGGTCACGACGACGGCCGCCACCCGCTGCCCCCACTCCGGGTCGGGCAGCCCGACGACGCACGCGGCGCGCACGCCGGGACAGGCGGTGAGCGCGTCCTCCACCTGCCGGGCGGGCACCTTCACCCCGCCCGTGTTGATCATGTCGTCGACGCGGCCGAGCACCTGGAGCCTGCCGTCGTCGGTGAGACTGCCGACGTCGCTCGTGCGGAACCAGCCGCCTGCGAACGACGCCGCCGTGAGCTCGGGGTCGAGCCGGTAACCGTGGGCGAGCACGGCACCGGAGATCTCGACGCGGTCGTCCTCACCGAGCCGGACCCGCACGCCGTCGAGCGGCACCCCGTCGTAGACGCACCCGCTCGCGGTCTCGCTCATCCCGTACGACGGCACCACGGAGAGCCCGGCGCGCTCGGCCCTGCTCCGAAGGTCGTCCGGGTACGCGGCCCCGCCGAGCACGATCGCGTCGAACGAGGCCGCCAGGGTCACCGCCGCGCCGCCCGCGTCGAGCAGCCGGGCGAGCTGGGTCGGCACCAGCGCGGTGTAGTGCGGCCCCGGCGAGGCCAGGACCTCGCGGGCGGCATCGGTGAACGCCTCCGGCCGGAAGCCACGGGACGAGTCCATGACCACGGGGGTGGTGCCCGCGAGGTGCGAGCGCACGAGCACCTGGAGCCCGCCGACGTAGCCGGGCGGGGTGGCGAGCAGCCACCTGCCGGGGCCGCCGAGTCGCGCGTGGGTGGCGCGGGCGGAGGCGAGCAGCGCCCGCGCCGACAGCAACGTGCCCTTCGGCCGTCCCGTCGAGCCGGAGGTGGTGATGATCACAGCGGTGTCGGGTTCCACCGGTTCGTCGGGCCGCATGGCGTCGCGGACGGCGTCGGCGACGGGGTTGCGGGGATCGAGGGGCAGCACGGTGGGCCCACCGTCGAGCGCGTCGAGCACGGCGTGGGTGAGTTCGGCCACCGACTCGGAACGCCCGTCCGACCAGATCACGCGCATGCTTCACGGTCCCTTCACATGGCAGGTTTTCCCGGACTACTCACCTACGGCGCGCTCACCGCGGTGTTCTTCTTCATCCTCTACTTCGTGGTGAGGGCCGCCGTTCGCGACGGCATCCGGGAGGCCCGTCAGGCCCCGGGCGGGCCCAAGCAGGGGGCCTGACGGCGCGGACACGCGTGCACAGCATGCGGACACGGTGCCCGTAGGTCGGTATGTCAGCCGGTCAGTAGTAGTACGGGTAGTCCGACCAGTCCGGGTCGCGCTTCTCCAGGAAGGCGTCGCGGCCCTCCACGGCCTCGTCCTGCATGTAGGCCAGCCTGGTGGTCTCACCCGCGAACACCTGCTGGCCCACCAGGCCGTCGTCGACGAGGTTGAACGCGTACTTGAGCATCCGCTGCGCCGTGGGCGACTTGCCGAGCACGTCCCACGCCCACTCCAACGCCTCGGCCTCCAGCCGCTCGTGCGGCACGGCCCTGTTCACGGCGCCCATCGCGTGAGCCTCCTCGGCCGTGTAGGGCCGCCCGAGGAAGAAGATCTCGCGCGCGAACTTCTGACCGACCTGCCGTGCCAGGTAGGCCGAGCCGAACCCGCCGTCGAAGGAACCCACGTCGGCGTCGGTCTGCTTGAACCGTGCGTGCTCCGCCGAGGCGAGCGTGAGATCGCACACGACGTGCAGCGAGTGACCGCCACCCGCGGCCCAGCCCGGCACGACTGCGATCACGACCTTCGGCATGAACCTGATCAGGCGTTGCACCTCCAGGATGTGCAGCCTGCCCGCCCTGGCGGGGTCGATGGTGTCCGACGTCTCGCCGCTGGCGTACCGGTAGCCGGACCGGCCGCGAATACGCTGGTCACCACCGGAGCAGAACGCCCAACCGCCGTCCTTGGGAGAGGGTCCGTTGCCGGTGAGCAGGACGCATCCGACGTCGGAGCTCATCCGAGCGTGGTCGAGGGCGCGGTACAACTCGTCCACGGTGTGCGGGCGGAAGGCGTTGCGCACTTCCGGCCGGTCGAACGCCACACGCACGACGCGCTTGCCGGACCGGGTTCTCCTCGAACGGTGGTATGTGATGTCGGTGAAGTCGAAGCCTGCGACCTCGTCCCACTCGGCGGGGTCGAACAGCTCCGAAACCTGGGTTTGGCGCACGCCTGGGAGAATAGGCCGTGTGCTTCCCCCGATCGACGCCCCGGCGAGCCGCATCCGCCGTCAGCGGTCACGGCGAGGTAGCGAGGCGGAGGGGGCCGACCGGTGAATCCCTCCACAGCGCAGGCCCGCGTTCTCGTGGACGAGCTCGTGCGCAACACGGTCTCGCACGTGGTGCTCAGTCCCGGCTCTCGTAACGCACCGCTGTCGTTCGCCCTTCACGACGCCGCGGCCCAGGGCAGGCTCACGCTGCACGTGCGCATCGACGAGCGCAGCGCGGCGTTCCTCGCGCTCGGCATCGCCGCGCGCACCGGCAGGCCGGTCGCGGTGGTGTGCACGTCGGGTACGGCCGCCGCGAACTTCCACCCAGCGGTGCTGGAGGCCGACCGGGCCGGGGTGCCGTTGATCGTGCTGACGGCCGACCGGCCGCCCGAGCTGCGGGCCTCGGGGGCGAACCAGGTGATCGACCAGCGCGGCCTGTACGGGGACGCGGTGCGCTACTTCGACGAGTTGGCCGTGGCCGAGCGCAGGCCGGGCCAGAACGCGTACTGGCGCAGCCAGGTCTGCCGGGCGTGGAACGCGGCGTACGGCGAGTGGCGCTGCGGTCCCGTGCACCTCAACGTTCCGTTCCGCGAACCGCTCGTGCCCGACACCTCGAACGG encodes:
- a CDS encoding 1,4-dihydroxy-2-naphthoyl-CoA synthase, encoding MRQTQVSELFDPAEWDEVAGFDFTDITYHRSRRTRSGKRVVRVAFDRPEVRNAFRPHTVDELYRALDHARMSSDVGCVLLTGNGPSPKDGGWAFCSGGDQRIRGRSGYRYASGETSDTIDPARAGRLHILEVQRLIRFMPKVVIAVVPGWAAGGGHSLHVVCDLTLASAEHARFKQTDADVGSFDGGFGSAYLARQVGQKFAREIFFLGRPYTAEEAHAMGAVNRAVPHERLEAEALEWAWDVLGKSPTAQRMLKYAFNLVDDGLVGQQVFAGETTRLAYMQDEAVEGRDAFLEKRDPDWSDYPYYY
- the menE gene encoding o-succinylbenzoate--CoA ligase → MRVIWSDGRSESVAELTHAVLDALDGGPTVLPLDPRNPVADAVRDAMRPDEPVEPDTAVIITTSGSTGRPKGTLLSARALLASARATHARLGGPGRWLLATPPGYVGGLQVLVRSHLAGTTPVVMDSSRGFRPEAFTDAAREVLASPGPHYTALVPTQLARLLDAGGAAVTLAASFDAIVLGGAAYPDDLRSRAERAGLSVVPSYGMSETASGCVYDGVPLDGVRVRLGEDDRVEISGAVLAHGYRLDPELTAASFAGGWFRTSDVGSLTDDGRLQVLGRVDDMINTGGVKVPARQVEDALTACPGVRAACVVGLPDPEWGQRVAAVVVTTEDVPVERLRDTVRADLGDAAAPKQVRVVDELPLIGPGKVDQGAVRRLLLGHLDRSVADAQQ